In a single window of the Streptomyces sp. HUAS ZL42 genome:
- a CDS encoding SRPBCC family protein, giving the protein MSTHDTPHRNETRIMADPDLPTILITREFDAPPERVFRAYTDPDLVVQWLGPRRLTMQIDQYDARSGGSYRYVHRDDDGTEYGFHGVFHEVRPNERIVQTFTYEAFPDAVSLETAVFEDLGGRTRVTGKSLMDSMEARDAMLKSGMEHGVREGYERLDELLGGGQGDSTGRRTETES; this is encoded by the coding sequence ATGAGCACGCACGACACGCCCCACCGCAACGAGACGCGGATCATGGCCGATCCGGATCTGCCCACCATCCTGATCACCCGGGAGTTCGACGCTCCACCGGAGCGTGTGTTCCGGGCGTACACCGACCCCGATCTGGTCGTCCAGTGGCTCGGCCCGCGTCGGCTCACGATGCAGATCGACCAATACGACGCGCGCAGCGGTGGCTCCTATCGCTATGTGCATCGCGACGACGACGGAACCGAGTACGGCTTCCACGGCGTGTTCCACGAGGTGCGCCCCAACGAGCGCATCGTGCAGACCTTCACCTACGAGGCCTTTCCGGACGCCGTCAGCCTGGAGACGGCCGTCTTCGAGGACCTCGGTGGTCGCACCCGCGTCACCGGCAAGTCGCTCATGGACTCCATGGAAGCCCGCGACGCGATGCTCAAGAGCGGCATGGAACACGGCGTTCGAGAAGGCTACGAACGGCTTGACGAGCTGCTCGGCGGCGGGCAGGGCGACAGCACGGGCCGACGCACCGAGACGGAGTCTTGA
- a CDS encoding FMN-dependent NADH-azoreductase has product MSYLLHIDASSLGEVSVSRQVAQSFRGEWKGAVVHRDLAVSPAPHLGAAGITARTTDPAERTPEQAKAMAVQDELIEEFLGADAYLFTVPMYNLTMPSVFKAWLDQIMVNGRTLSFDGPPPTAGRPAVLISARGGGYGPGAPKHGMDHLVPALETVLGDPTLLGLEVTTVTPELTMAPHVPALAPLLPLHEASLTDAHAQARGLATTIGGRQAA; this is encoded by the coding sequence ATGTCGTACCTGCTGCACATCGACGCGTCCTCGCTCGGCGAGGTCTCCGTCTCCCGTCAGGTCGCCCAGTCCTTCCGTGGCGAGTGGAAGGGCGCGGTCGTCCACCGTGACCTGGCCGTCTCGCCCGCGCCGCACCTCGGCGCGGCGGGCATCACCGCCCGCACCACCGACCCTGCCGAGCGCACCCCCGAGCAGGCGAAGGCCATGGCGGTCCAGGACGAGCTGATCGAGGAATTCCTCGGCGCCGACGCCTACTTGTTCACCGTGCCGATGTACAACCTCACGATGCCGTCCGTGTTCAAGGCGTGGCTGGACCAGATCATGGTCAACGGCCGCACCCTCAGCTTCGACGGGCCTCCTCCCACCGCGGGCCGCCCGGCCGTGTTGATCTCCGCGCGCGGCGGCGGCTACGGCCCCGGCGCCCCCAAGCACGGCATGGACCACCTGGTGCCGGCGCTGGAAACCGTCCTGGGTGACCCGACCCTGCTCGGCCTCGAGGTGACGACGGTCACGCCCGAGCTGACCATGGCTCCGCACGTGCCGGCGCTGGCCCCTCTCCTCCCCCTCCACGAGGCGTCGCTGACCGACGCCCACGCCCAGGCACGCGGCCTGGCCACGACCATCGGCGGCCGGCAGGCCGCCTGA
- a CDS encoding DsbA family protein produces the protein MKIEIWAEVTCPWCGLGSHRLDRAVERFEHGDEVEVIHHSFPLSSSFPVDQTFSVRDALLRRHGMGGSQAQVSTRRIEALAEAEGLSPYKVLDNLVGNTDLAHEFLAHASAEGKNREAWDAILRAYFGQARPVFSLDDLLGLGQEIALDLEETRQALTEHRYQRQVRDDAARAQHLGATGAPFIVVDGKYGIPGAQDSDALLDVLRTAWDESHPITLGTDGDSPVCGPDGCAVPAHS, from the coding sequence ATGAAGATCGAGATCTGGGCCGAGGTCACCTGCCCGTGGTGCGGACTGGGCAGCCACCGTCTGGACCGGGCCGTGGAGCGGTTCGAGCACGGCGACGAGGTGGAGGTCATCCACCACTCGTTCCCGCTGAGCAGCTCGTTCCCCGTGGACCAGACCTTCAGCGTCCGTGACGCGCTGCTGCGCCGGCACGGCATGGGCGGCTCCCAGGCGCAGGTGTCCACCCGCCGGATCGAGGCGCTGGCCGAGGCCGAAGGGCTCAGCCCCTACAAGGTGCTGGACAACCTGGTCGGCAACACCGACCTGGCGCACGAGTTCCTCGCCCACGCCTCCGCCGAGGGCAAGAATCGCGAAGCCTGGGACGCGATCTTGCGTGCCTACTTCGGTCAGGCCCGTCCGGTCTTCAGCCTGGACGACCTGCTCGGCCTGGGTCAGGAGATCGCTCTGGACCTGGAGGAGACCCGCCAGGCGCTCACCGAGCACCGCTACCAGCGGCAGGTCCGCGACGACGCCGCCCGCGCCCAGCACCTTGGTGCCACCGGCGCGCCCTTCATCGTCGTCGACGGCAAGTACGGCATTCCCGGAGCGCAGGACAGCGATGCCCTTCTCGACGTGCTGCGCACGGCCTGGGACGAGTCCCACCCGATCACCCTGGGCACCGACGGCGACTCTCCGGTCTGCGGCCCCGACGGCTGCGCTGTACCGGCCCACAGCTGA
- a CDS encoding ABC transporter permease has protein sequence MSATTDVTDTAANVGKTADEDTGRGRGLGRFRELSLVPAIVVLGVIGFIVSPAFLTADNLIGVAQQSTELSLLVLATALILIAGRMDLSLESTIGVAPVIAVWLVLPTSGARFTGLGLLPEWTAVPLCLLVGVVIGAVNGFLILKLRLNGFIVTLGMLTMLRGLQVAISEGQSIVELPSSFTYLGKASWLGVPAAIWICVLLFALGGSALAWLRHGRALYAIGGNAEAARTAGIKVDRIVWTVLILGSLLAAFAGILYSGHYGSISATQGSGWIFQVFAATVIGGVSLNGGKGSVFGALTGVLTLQLVVNVMTLAGVPALWNQFLNGAIIIVALVISRFASGEKQE, from the coding sequence ATGTCCGCGACCACAGATGTCACCGACACCGCGGCGAACGTGGGAAAGACAGCCGACGAGGACACCGGGCGCGGCCGCGGCCTCGGCCGCTTCCGTGAGCTGTCGCTGGTCCCCGCCATTGTGGTGCTGGGAGTGATCGGGTTCATCGTCTCGCCCGCCTTCCTGACCGCAGACAACCTCATCGGCGTGGCCCAGCAGTCCACCGAGCTCAGCCTGCTCGTGCTGGCCACCGCGCTGATCCTGATCGCCGGGCGGATGGACCTGTCCCTGGAGTCCACGATCGGCGTGGCACCCGTGATCGCCGTCTGGCTGGTGCTGCCCACCAGCGGTGCGCGGTTCACCGGCCTCGGGCTGCTGCCCGAGTGGACGGCCGTCCCGCTCTGTCTCCTGGTGGGCGTGGTGATCGGTGCCGTCAACGGGTTCCTGATCCTGAAGCTGCGCCTCAACGGCTTCATCGTCACCCTCGGCATGCTGACCATGCTCCGCGGACTGCAGGTCGCCATCTCGGAGGGCCAGTCCATCGTGGAGCTGCCGTCCTCCTTCACGTATCTGGGCAAGGCGTCGTGGCTGGGCGTCCCCGCGGCGATCTGGATCTGCGTGCTGCTGTTCGCCCTCGGCGGCAGTGCGCTGGCCTGGCTGCGGCACGGCCGGGCGCTGTACGCGATCGGCGGCAACGCCGAGGCGGCCCGTACCGCCGGCATCAAGGTCGACCGGATCGTGTGGACGGTTCTGATTCTCGGGAGCCTGCTGGCCGCGTTCGCCGGCATCCTCTACAGCGGCCACTACGGCTCCATCTCCGCCACCCAGGGCAGCGGCTGGATCTTCCAGGTGTTCGCCGCGACCGTCATCGGCGGGGTCAGCCTCAACGGCGGCAAGGGCTCCGTCTTCGGCGCGCTCACCGGCGTTTTGACCCTGCAACTGGTCGTGAACGTCATGACCCTGGCCGGCGTTCCCGCGCTCTGGAACCAGTTCCTCAACGGCGCGATCATCATCGTCGCCCTCGTCATCTCGCGCTTCGCCTCCGGCGAGAAGCAGGAGTAG
- a CDS encoding FAD:protein FMN transferase, with product MTTHTPALSPPQVVFPALGTTAAMLVTDSAALPAAEAVLRAELAAVDRACSRFRPDSELTRVNVCAGVTTTVSEYFAEALQAALRAARLTGGAVDPTVGSAVIALGYDRTFASLSPEDARPVPVARPAPGWQRIAFTRRTRRLCLPPGARLDLGATAKALAADRAARQVAAVTGCGVLVGLGGDLATAGPAPEGGWRIALADDHARPAPEGGPAVAVTGGALATSGIRVRTWRRGGRVVHHIVDPATGEPAAPVWRTVTVAAATCVDANAVSTAAIVLGERALDWLQVTALPVRLTGLDGTVVRVGGWPPDGHAPAPAGSRSTAPGGPR from the coding sequence ATGACCACGCACACCCCGGCCCTCTCTCCCCCTCAGGTCGTTTTCCCGGCCCTCGGCACGACGGCCGCCATGCTGGTCACCGACTCGGCCGCCCTGCCCGCCGCGGAAGCGGTGCTGCGCGCCGAGCTGGCCGCCGTCGACCGCGCCTGCAGCCGATTCCGGCCCGACTCCGAGCTCACGCGTGTGAATGTGTGCGCGGGTGTCACGACGACGGTCAGCGAATACTTCGCCGAGGCCCTGCAGGCCGCCCTGCGTGCCGCCCGTCTCACCGGCGGAGCCGTGGACCCGACCGTGGGCAGCGCGGTGATCGCGCTCGGCTACGACCGCACTTTTGCCTCCCTCTCGCCCGAGGACGCCCGCCCCGTGCCGGTGGCCCGACCGGCGCCCGGCTGGCAGCGGATCGCGTTCACCCGGCGTACCCGCCGACTGTGCCTGCCCCCGGGCGCCCGCCTCGACCTGGGCGCCACCGCCAAGGCCCTGGCCGCTGACCGTGCCGCCCGGCAGGTCGCCGCGGTGACCGGCTGCGGCGTCCTGGTCGGCCTCGGCGGCGACCTGGCGACCGCCGGCCCGGCACCCGAGGGGGGCTGGCGGATCGCCCTCGCCGACGACCACGCCCGGCCCGCCCCGGAAGGCGGTCCCGCCGTGGCGGTGACCGGCGGAGCGCTGGCGACCTCGGGCATCCGGGTGCGCACTTGGCGGCGCGGCGGACGGGTTGTGCACCACATCGTCGACCCGGCCACCGGAGAACCCGCCGCACCCGTGTGGCGTACGGTCACCGTCGCGGCCGCCACCTGCGTGGACGCCAATGCCGTCAGCACGGCGGCGATCGTGCTCGGCGAGCGGGCTCTGGACTGGCTGCAAGTCACCGCCCTGCCAGTCCGGCTGACCGGCCTCGACGGCACCGTCGTACGCGTGGGCGGCTGGCCGCCCGACGGCCACGCGCCCGCCCCCGCAGGCTCCCGGAGCACGGCCCCCGGAGGCCCGCGATGA
- a CDS encoding response regulator transcription factor, whose translation MNAQTRGDAEETTRVLVVEDDRGIAESLVRGLRQAGYGVEGVRTGRAALSAPTPDVVLLDLGLPDIDGVEVCRRLRARTDAAIIAVTARGEEADRVVALDEGADDYLVKPFGLAELLARIRAVLRRRRPTEPEILRHGPLTLDLRTRQVSVDGRAVALTPKEFGILECLAADPGRVVTRQQILERAWDAHWYGPTKVLDVHVAALRRKLGVPGLIETVYGQGFRLGAVAESWERS comes from the coding sequence ATGAACGCCCAGACCAGGGGCGATGCTGAGGAGACGACGCGGGTGCTGGTCGTGGAGGACGACCGCGGCATCGCGGAGTCCTTGGTGCGTGGCCTTCGGCAGGCCGGATACGGAGTCGAAGGTGTCCGGACCGGGCGGGCGGCCCTGTCGGCGCCCACACCCGACGTCGTCCTGCTGGATCTGGGGCTGCCGGACATCGACGGCGTCGAGGTGTGCCGGCGGCTGCGTGCCCGGACGGACGCCGCGATCATCGCGGTGACCGCTCGGGGTGAGGAGGCGGACCGGGTGGTGGCCCTGGACGAGGGCGCCGACGACTACCTGGTCAAGCCTTTCGGGCTGGCCGAGTTGCTGGCGCGGATCCGGGCCGTGCTGCGGCGCAGGCGTCCGACGGAGCCGGAGATCCTGCGACACGGGCCACTGACGCTCGACCTGCGCACCCGCCAGGTCTCGGTCGACGGACGCGCGGTGGCGCTGACGCCCAAGGAATTCGGAATCCTGGAGTGCCTGGCCGCGGACCCGGGTCGGGTGGTGACCCGGCAGCAGATCCTGGAACGGGCGTGGGACGCCCACTGGTACGGGCCGACGAAGGTGCTGGATGTGCATGTGGCGGCGCTGCGCCGCAAGCTCGGCGTACCGGGGCTGATCGAGACGGTCTACGGGCAGGGCTTCCGGCTCGGGGCGGTCGCGGAGTCCTGGGAGCGCTCGTGA
- a CDS encoding DUF6368 family protein has protein sequence MSGPTLVIELAEPLSASALREFRALMVGLSSHFAEERPGFFDVNVPAERLGVEDRRAEDWRKPFPLPLLGNHSADEELKALVGFNPQREDWRRPFLVYLMGPGVGDESVFEAEHADEPEVEAILGFRPTHAVNVSACSNREIDHVATALLTAAVMDVIGGVAKAELLDGQASVVAGLPGVMGIADDDWMALGTEEFLRAWVGHPSFRLVK, from the coding sequence ATGTCCGGTCCGACGTTGGTGATCGAGTTGGCGGAGCCGCTCTCTGCGTCTGCGCTGCGGGAGTTCCGCGCGTTGATGGTGGGGCTCTCCTCCCACTTCGCTGAGGAGCGGCCCGGGTTCTTCGACGTCAATGTGCCAGCAGAGCGACTGGGTGTCGAGGACAGGCGAGCGGAGGACTGGCGAAAGCCGTTCCCGCTTCCACTGCTCGGCAACCACTCCGCGGACGAGGAGCTCAAGGCCCTGGTGGGATTCAATCCTCAGCGCGAGGACTGGCGTCGGCCGTTCCTGGTCTACCTGATGGGGCCGGGTGTCGGTGATGAGAGCGTTTTCGAGGCTGAGCACGCGGACGAACCCGAGGTGGAGGCCATCCTGGGCTTCAGGCCGACCCATGCCGTCAATGTCAGCGCCTGCAGCAATCGCGAGATCGATCACGTGGCCACGGCCCTGCTGACCGCCGCTGTCATGGACGTCATCGGGGGCGTGGCCAAGGCCGAGCTTCTGGACGGACAGGCGTCGGTCGTCGCTGGCCTTCCGGGAGTTATGGGGATCGCGGACGACGACTGGATGGCGCTGGGAACGGAGGAGTTCCTGCGGGCCTGGGTTGGGCACCCCTCCTTCCGGCTGGTCAAGTAG
- a CDS encoding ArsR/SmtB family transcription factor gives MDDDRLSLVFSALADPTRRDIVARLAGGDATVNELAEPYDVTVQAVSKHIKVLEDAGLVSRSRDAQRRPCHLEAEVFDLMTKWIERYRREAEDRFRRLDALLEQMDEQPATDTPTKEAAS, from the coding sequence GTGGACGACGACCGGCTGTCGCTGGTGTTCTCCGCACTGGCCGACCCCACTCGGCGCGACATCGTGGCCCGGCTCGCCGGCGGGGACGCCACGGTCAACGAACTGGCCGAGCCGTACGACGTCACGGTGCAGGCCGTGTCCAAACACATCAAGGTCCTGGAGGACGCGGGCCTGGTCAGTCGCAGCAGAGACGCCCAGCGGCGGCCCTGCCACCTCGAGGCAGAGGTATTCGACCTGATGACGAAGTGGATCGAGCGCTATCGACGCGAGGCGGAAGACCGTTTCCGCCGCCTCGATGCCCTCCTGGAACAGATGGACGAGCAGCCGGCGACGGACACACCGACGAAAGAGGCGGCATCATGA
- a CDS encoding NAD(P)-dependent oxidoreductase produces MSHLLILGGTGRTGIHLLNQAAERGHHVRALVRNPDAVQAPAGVELIQGTPASIDDIRKAATGTQAVISALNNSRASDNPWAKPVSPPLFMTDATRNTLTVMKEEGINRIVVTSTMGAGDDWARINAVFKALIKASNIKAGYDDHHGVDKVLRTSDVDWTLARAVALTDKPTSGSLRAAEAGTEKPGKRINRADLARFLLDTLEKDTWIRKAPLVWNARA; encoded by the coding sequence ATGTCCCACCTGCTCATCCTCGGCGGCACCGGCCGCACCGGCATCCACCTCCTCAACCAGGCCGCAGAGCGCGGCCACCACGTCCGGGCCCTCGTACGCAACCCCGACGCCGTCCAGGCCCCGGCCGGCGTCGAACTGATCCAGGGCACGCCCGCCAGCATCGACGACATCCGCAAGGCCGCCACCGGAACACAGGCGGTCATCAGCGCGCTCAACAACTCCCGCGCCTCCGACAACCCCTGGGCCAAACCCGTCAGCCCGCCCTTGTTCATGACCGACGCCACCCGTAACACCCTCACCGTGATGAAGGAGGAGGGCATCAACCGGATCGTGGTGACCTCCACGATGGGCGCCGGAGACGACTGGGCCCGAATCAACGCGGTGTTCAAGGCCCTGATCAAGGCCTCCAACATCAAGGCCGGTTACGACGACCACCACGGCGTCGACAAGGTCCTCCGCACCTCCGACGTCGACTGGACCCTCGCCCGAGCCGTCGCCCTCACCGACAAGCCCACGAGCGGCTCCCTGCGCGCCGCCGAGGCCGGCACCGAGAAGCCGGGGAAGCGGATCAACCGCGCCGATCTCGCCCGCTTCCTCCTCGACACGCTTGAGAAGGACACCTGGATCCGCAAGGCCCCCCTCGTCTGGAACGCACGAGCATGA
- a CDS encoding ferric reductase-like transmembrane domain-containing protein, with protein sequence MTTLALTGSPLWYAGRAGGTLALILLTATVVLGIASGGRTAPRRIGRFEVGLLHRNLSLLTLGFLAVHVVTAVLDPFVHLSWAVSVVPFGTSYRPLWLGLGTVALDLLLAVLITSALRRRIGVRRWKAVHWLAYAAWPLALFHSAGTGTDTRLPLQLWLYAACLMSVVGAVWWRLAKAGPGRVVGRLVATLAAIAVPVALTAFLATGPLQPGWAQRAATTTILPGGGR encoded by the coding sequence ATGACGACACTCGCCCTGACCGGCAGCCCCCTGTGGTACGCCGGCCGCGCGGGCGGCACCCTCGCCCTGATCCTGCTCACCGCCACCGTGGTCCTCGGCATCGCCTCCGGCGGACGCACCGCGCCACGGCGGATCGGCCGGTTCGAGGTCGGGCTGCTGCACCGCAACCTGTCCCTGCTCACCCTGGGGTTCCTCGCCGTCCACGTGGTGACCGCGGTGCTCGATCCGTTCGTGCACCTGAGCTGGGCGGTGTCCGTCGTGCCGTTCGGAACGTCCTACCGGCCGCTCTGGCTCGGACTGGGCACGGTCGCGCTCGACCTTCTGCTCGCGGTACTGATCACCAGCGCGCTACGGCGCCGGATCGGGGTGCGCCGCTGGAAGGCCGTGCACTGGCTGGCCTACGCCGCCTGGCCGCTCGCCCTCTTCCACAGCGCCGGAACAGGCACCGACACCCGGCTCCCCCTCCAACTGTGGCTGTATGCCGCCTGCCTGATGTCCGTTGTCGGTGCCGTGTGGTGGCGACTGGCGAAGGCCGGTCCAGGACGGGTCGTCGGACGCCTGGTGGCCACCTTGGCGGCCATCGCCGTACCCGTGGCGCTGACCGCCTTCCTGGCCACCGGCCCGCTGCAGCCCGGCTGGGCCCAGCGTGCCGCCACGACGACGATCCTGCCCGGAGGCGGACGATGA
- a CDS encoding FadR/GntR family transcriptional regulator, with protein MALTDEAMDKIKAMIVDGELSPGSRLPKEDILAGQLGLSRNSLREAVRALTAMRILVTRQGDGTYVSSLEPHLLLETLSFASDVSQGQTALQLLQVRRMLEPQATGLAAALLQPEDLTQLRAILARSRSVSTVEEFVAHDIEFHLRIVEAVGNPVLSMLLRVLSTRTQRVRIVRGTRAQRAVEHAHREHEEILRALEQRDALLAASAASVHVAAVEQWVARSLVDNPVESAGA; from the coding sequence GTGGCACTGACGGACGAAGCCATGGACAAGATCAAGGCGATGATCGTCGACGGCGAGCTCTCTCCGGGCTCCCGCCTGCCCAAGGAGGACATCCTCGCCGGACAACTCGGACTGTCCCGCAACTCGCTCCGCGAGGCCGTGCGCGCCCTGACCGCCATGCGGATCCTCGTCACCCGCCAGGGCGACGGCACCTACGTGTCCAGTCTCGAACCGCATCTGCTGCTGGAGACGCTGTCGTTCGCTTCGGACGTCTCCCAGGGCCAGACCGCGCTGCAACTGCTCCAGGTGCGCAGGATGCTCGAACCCCAGGCCACCGGGCTGGCCGCCGCCCTCTTGCAGCCCGAGGACCTGACACAACTGCGCGCCATCCTGGCCCGCTCCCGGTCCGTCTCCACCGTCGAGGAATTCGTCGCGCACGACATCGAGTTCCACCTGCGCATCGTGGAGGCCGTGGGAAATCCCGTGCTGTCCATGCTGCTGCGGGTCCTCTCCACGCGGACGCAGCGCGTTCGCATCGTCCGGGGCACCCGCGCCCAGCGGGCTGTGGAGCACGCCCACCGCGAGCACGAGGAGATCCTGCGGGCGCTGGAGCAACGGGACGCCCTGCTGGCCGCGTCGGCCGCGAGCGTGCATGTCGCCGCCGTCGAGCAGTGGGTTGCGAGGAGTCTGGTGGACAACCCGGTCGAGTCGGCCGGGGCCTGA
- a CDS encoding ATP-binding protein, protein MTRRITWTLLVLTSVLLVLAVVPLAVSLTARERVAYRDSQRAATRVIAAAAEEHLSDNKPPTVMRQELDSAARAGDCAAVYDTSGRVVASTPCTAAQGEEAEELVKDVLDGDEPEPPEDEGRLLAAEPAGEVRRPAGAVVLARSAGPLDARIAAIWGWSAAIGAAGLAASALLSVRLARWVSLPLSTLDASARRLGEGVLDERADVGAGPPEMRRLAATFNTMAARTEALVHGHRAVIADVSHQLRTPLTALRLRLDVLAAGAEGDTAAELGAAQEEIARLSRLVDGLLAVARAEQTTPRPTAVRVDEVVAERVAAWSPVAEERDVRLTAVSEEPGPTVALGAGHLEQILDNLIANAVDAVPTGGSVTLDHRAAGGSVRVCVRDDGPGMTGEAKAVAFRRFGNPQARGAGLGLAIVHRLVTVNGGTARLEDTPGGGLTVVLDLPLWREGGHERGGASRSLPVLKET, encoded by the coding sequence GTGACGCGTCGGATCACCTGGACGCTGCTGGTCCTGACGTCCGTGCTGCTGGTGCTGGCGGTCGTACCGCTGGCGGTGTCGCTGACGGCGCGTGAGCGGGTTGCCTACCGCGACAGCCAGCGGGCGGCCACACGTGTCATCGCCGCTGCGGCCGAGGAACACCTCTCCGACAACAAGCCGCCGACCGTCATGCGCCAGGAGCTGGACAGCGCGGCGCGGGCGGGGGACTGCGCCGCGGTGTATGACACCTCCGGACGCGTGGTGGCCAGTACGCCGTGTACGGCGGCCCAGGGTGAAGAGGCGGAGGAACTGGTGAAGGACGTGCTGGACGGGGACGAGCCGGAGCCACCGGAGGACGAGGGACGGCTGTTGGCCGCGGAACCGGCCGGTGAGGTGCGCCGGCCCGCCGGAGCCGTCGTCCTGGCCCGCTCCGCCGGCCCGTTGGACGCCCGTATCGCGGCCATCTGGGGCTGGTCCGCCGCGATCGGCGCTGCGGGGCTGGCCGCGTCCGCGCTGCTGTCCGTGCGCCTGGCCCGCTGGGTCAGCCTTCCGTTGTCGACGTTGGACGCCAGCGCCCGGCGACTGGGTGAGGGTGTCCTCGACGAGCGGGCCGACGTCGGGGCCGGTCCGCCGGAGATGCGCCGGCTGGCCGCCACCTTCAACACCATGGCGGCCCGCACGGAGGCCCTGGTGCACGGCCACCGGGCGGTGATCGCGGATGTGTCCCATCAGCTGCGCACCCCGCTGACGGCGCTGCGGCTGCGGCTCGACGTCCTGGCCGCCGGTGCCGAGGGTGACACCGCCGCGGAACTGGGCGCCGCACAGGAGGAGATCGCACGGTTGTCCCGGTTGGTCGACGGGCTGCTGGCGGTCGCGCGTGCCGAGCAGACGACACCGCGTCCGACCGCAGTGCGGGTCGACGAGGTGGTGGCCGAGCGGGTGGCCGCCTGGTCGCCCGTCGCCGAGGAACGCGACGTCCGGCTGACAGCCGTGTCCGAGGAGCCGGGACCGACCGTCGCGCTGGGCGCGGGTCACCTGGAGCAGATCCTCGACAACCTGATCGCCAACGCCGTGGACGCCGTGCCCACCGGCGGGAGCGTGACGCTCGACCACCGTGCGGCGGGCGGCTCGGTCCGAGTATGCGTGCGGGACGACGGACCCGGGATGACGGGCGAGGCGAAGGCGGTCGCCTTCCGCCGGTTCGGTAACCCCCAGGCCCGGGGCGCGGGCCTGGGGCTGGCCATCGTGCACCGGCTGGTCACCGTCAACGGCGGTACGGCACGGCTGGAGGACACGCCCGGTGGCGGGCTGACCGTCGTACTGGATCTGCCCCTGTGGCGGGAGGGTGGGCACGAGCGGGGCGGGGCGTCGAGATCTTTACCGGTTCTGAAGGAGACGTGA
- a CDS encoding TIGR03086 family metal-binding protein: MARTAADEHRTVARVFTDRVRGTDPAAWDNPAPCEGWAARDVVRHLVEWFPAFLKAGAGVELPKGPSVDDDPVAAWAMHHDGVQALLDDPATAHKLLSNPHIGEIPLDQAVDRFYTTDVFLHTWDLARATGQDEHLDPAKCAQLLDGMLPLDDVLRASGQYGPRVEVPETADVQTRLLAFIGRKP; the protein is encoded by the coding sequence ATGGCGAGAACAGCAGCCGACGAGCACCGCACCGTGGCACGCGTATTCACCGACCGCGTGCGCGGCACGGATCCAGCAGCATGGGACAACCCGGCGCCGTGCGAGGGGTGGGCCGCCCGGGACGTCGTCCGCCACCTCGTCGAGTGGTTCCCCGCCTTCCTGAAAGCCGGCGCCGGAGTCGAACTGCCGAAAGGGCCCTCGGTGGACGACGACCCGGTAGCCGCCTGGGCGATGCACCACGATGGAGTGCAGGCCCTTCTCGACGACCCGGCCACCGCACACAAGCTGCTGTCGAACCCGCACATCGGAGAGATCCCACTGGACCAGGCGGTCGACCGGTTCTACACCACCGATGTCTTCCTGCACACCTGGGACCTGGCACGGGCGACCGGCCAGGACGAACACCTCGATCCCGCCAAATGCGCCCAGTTGCTCGACGGGATGCTGCCGCTCGACGACGTGCTCCGTGCGAGCGGGCAGTACGGCCCGCGGGTCGAGGTGCCGGAGACAGCCGACGTCCAGACTCGCTTGCTCGCCTTCATCGGCCGCAAGCCCTGA
- a CDS encoding winged helix-turn-helix transcriptional regulator encodes MEVTSSSHGAAAVGPCAAIPAEHMAFIRQILDRVGDKWSLLVIAVVEAGPLRYTDLQRQVPGISQRMLTLTLRQLQEDGLITRTAYAEVPPRVEYSLTPLGRGLHEIVSSLIGWAADHHDEIREHRARATAP; translated from the coding sequence ATGGAGGTCACGAGCAGTTCGCACGGCGCGGCAGCAGTGGGGCCCTGCGCCGCCATCCCCGCCGAGCACATGGCCTTCATCCGGCAGATCCTCGACCGCGTCGGCGACAAGTGGAGCCTGCTCGTCATCGCAGTCGTCGAGGCCGGCCCGCTGCGCTACACCGACCTGCAGCGCCAGGTCCCCGGAATCTCCCAGCGGATGCTCACCCTCACGCTGCGCCAGCTCCAGGAGGACGGTCTGATCACCCGCACCGCGTACGCGGAGGTTCCGCCGCGCGTCGAGTACTCCCTCACCCCGCTGGGCCGCGGCCTCCACGAGATCGTGAGCTCCCTGATCGGCTGGGCCGCCGACCATCACGACGAGATCCGCGAGCACCGAGCCCGCGCCACTGCACCGTGA